From one Trifolium pratense cultivar HEN17-A07 linkage group LG1, ARS_RC_1.1, whole genome shotgun sequence genomic stretch:
- the LOC123902816 gene encoding uncharacterized protein LOC123902816, translating into MATLPSIFSISSSSLPLHRFRPSISLSFSPLTLRSNPTKSQSRSPFLVLASSTHHSFDDFTSKKSALSELIQEIEPLDVSYIQKDVPPTTADAMKRTISGMLGLLPSDQFTVIVEALWEPLSKLLISSIMTGYTLRNAEYRLCLEKTLDICERDLEKPKAETAKFDLQDFLRDSVNVIDFGRKNNLSPKVEKSHDHIDIEDLGQISAEAQEYISNLQSRLSSMKKELREVKRKSAALQMQQFVGEEKNDLLDYLRSLQPEQVAQLSEFTSPELKDIILSVVHGLLATLSPKMHSKPSTTSENATVGTANAGNEDCAEVVENSSLQFQPFISLTRDYLARLLFWCMLLGHYLRGLEYRMELMELLSLSSDTENGASGNEQIA; encoded by the exons ATGGCAACCCTTCCCTCCATCTTCTCCATCTCCTCCTCTTCTCTTCCTCTCCATCGCTTCCGTCCTTCAATTTCCCTCTCTTTCTCTCCTCTCACCCTCCGCTCAAACCCTACAAAATCTCAATCTCGTTCCCCCTTTCTCGTTCTCGCTTCTTCAACTCACCACTCCTTCGACGACTTCACCTCCAAg AAATCGGCTCTTTCGGAGTTGATACAAGAAATTGAACCTTTAGATGTGAGTTACATTCAGAAAGATGTTCCACCAACTACAGCAGATGCTATGAAAAGGACTATTTCTGGTATGCTTGGTTTGCTTCCATCTGATCAATTTACTGTCATTGTTGAGGCCTTGTGGGAACCACTTTCCAAGTTACTCATTTCTTCAATCATGACTGG GTATACATTGCGAAATGCAGAATATAGGCTTTGTCTGGAGAAAACTCTTGACATTTGTGAAAGAGATCTTGAGAAGCCGAAGGCAGAAACTGCTAAGTTTGACTTACAAGACTTCCTACGTGACAGTGTAAATGTTATTGACTTTGGTAGAAAGAATAATTTGTCTCCCAAAGTTGAAAAGTCCCACGACCACATCGATATTGAAGACCTTGGTCAAATATCCGCCGAAGCTCAAGAATATATCTCCAATCTGCAATCTCGCTTGTCTTCCATGAAAAAG GAGCTACGTGAAGTGAAGAGGAAAAGTGCCGCTCTTCAAATGCAACAGTTTGTTGGAGAAGAAAAGAATGATTTGCTGGATTACTTGAGATCGCTTCAGCCAGAACAG GTAGCTCAGCTATCAGAATTTACATCCCCCGAGCTTAAGGACATCATCCTATCTGTCGTCCACGGTCTCCTTGCTACCCTTTCTCCTAAGATGCATTCTAAACCCTCAACTACATCAGAGAATGCAACAGTTGGAACAGCAAATGCTGGTAATGAGGACTGTGCTGAGGTTGTTGAGAATTCTTCACTTCAATTTCAGCCTTTTATTTCATTAACTCGGGATTATCTTGCCCGCCTGCTATTTTG GTGCATGCTGCTGGGACACTATCTTAGAGGCCTTGAGTACCGAATGGAATTGATGGAACTGCTATCCTTGTCAAGTGACACTGAGAATGGCGCTTCTGGGAACGAACAAATTGCTTGA
- the LOC123902818 gene encoding TATA box-binding protein-associated factor RNA polymerase I subunit B-like: MEDDVVTLTCQSCYYVGETVELDGFYYCSSCGEQNLDVVDTGAEEGEGIGIGGIYLASHQRRASAPSQPISAEPISTYTPSQSNLLRNLGLEAKEENVNRSQFDGFDGFDGASPWEPEDFGSKAVSPEDYYKEIRMRYVVGLQVMIELQCEALVKEFKVTPLICGLVGPIWLRFVSKTGVFDDDWADNVINDSEMKREEEPEDYKIRSKYQSEPHNNYGQRAAFIWFRSLKNRIPLVCTVVVSYLACHIAREAIMPSDMIKWAREGKLPYFSVFVELESRLGEPPIACPISSSSMFRPQRALSVHKLELYASSFAQFIGLELPPVNFYALAYRYLEKLSLPVEKILPYACRIYEWSMSPDLWLSLSKDYFRLPTHVCVVSILVVAIRILYNIHGFGEWEKSLSHNDSAKDSAKDPNEQHELDCTGLLQHLHAVYNEIADIHEYSKDLPTYLKYCKDVVFAGLEPSYGNHEEKNMMETLYKHYQNEENTKPSEPEKQHDASCNGTGLSDEECMEQISKKKKKKREFNEPSPDDKSSESLSEAIAQLKLDMEENRFCYVAPSSVKPTHDYIHYVRKKDKGALSYVAHADYYILLRAFARVAYDDDIRILHVGVLNLERRLAWLEKRVGQCLRLKPPNVSCEFCTIRATENESGDGS, translated from the exons ATGGAGGATGATGTCGTTACATTAACTTGTCAATCTTGTTACTATGTGGGTGAAACTGTGGAATTGGATGGCTTCTACTACTGCAGTAGCTGTGGAGAGCAGAATCTTGATGTTGTTGACACTGGTGCTGAAGAGGGAGAAGGGATTGGTATCGGAGGTATCTACTTGGCCAGTCACCAACGTCGAGCATCTGCTCCTTCGCAGCCAATTAGTGCGGAACCTATCTCTACGTATACCCCATCCCAATCCAATTTACTTCGGAATCTTGGGTTAGAAGCAAAAGAAGAGAATGTTAACCGATCCCAGTTTGATGGCTTTGATGGGTTTGATGGGGCAAGTCCATGGGAACCCGAAGATTTTGGCTCGAAAGCTGTAAGCCCGGAAGACTATTATAAGGAGATAAGAATGCGGTATGTTGTGGGGTTGCAGGTGATGATTGAGCTTCAATGTGAAGCATTGGTGAAGGAGTTTAAGGTTACCCCGTTAATATGTGGCTTGGTTGGTCCAATTTGGTTGAGGTTTGTCTCCAAGACTGGTGTTTTCGATGATGATTGGGCTGATAATGTAATTAATGACTCTGAGATGAAGAGAGAAG AAGAACCAGAAGATTATAAGATACGTTCCAAATACCAATCAGAACCCCACAATAACTACGGTCAGCGTGCAGCGTTTATATGGTTTAGGTCTTTAAAGAATAGGATTCCACTAGTTTGTACTGTTGTCGTTTCATATTTGGCATGTCATATTGCCAGGGAAGCAATCATGCCATCGGACATGATTAAGTGGGCACGTGAAGGGAAGCTTCcatatttttctgtttttgttgaACTTGAAAGCCGCTTGGGAGAACCCCCAATTGCATGTCCTATCAGTTCAAGTTCTATGTTCAGGCCTCAGCGAGCTCTTTCCGTACATAAACTAGAGTTATATGCTTCATCCTTTGCTCAATTTATAGGCTTGGAGTTACCTCCGGTGAACTTTTATGCATTAGCTTATCGTTATCTTGAAAAGTTATCTCTTCCTGTTGAAAAGATTCTTCCTTACGCATGCCGCATTTATGAATGGTCGATGTCTCCAGATTTGTGGTTATCATTATCCAAGGATTATTTTAGGCTACCTACTCATGTTTGTGTTGTATCGATTCTGGTAGTCGCAATAAGGATTTTGTATAATATTCATGGTTTTGGAGAATGGGAGAAAAGTTTATCTCATAATGATAGTGCCAAAGATTCAGCTAAAGATCCAAATGAACAACACGAATTGGATTGTACCGGGCTTCTCCAACACCTTCACGCAGTATATAATGAGATTGCAGACATCCATG AGTATTCCAAGGACTTACCTACATATCTCAAATACTGTAAGGATGTTGTGTTTGCTGGATTAGAACCATCTTATGGGAATCatgaagagaaaaatatgaTGGAAACACTATATAAACATTATCAGAATGAAGAG aATACTAAACCATCAGAACCTGAAAAGCAACACGATGCTTCTTGTAATGGAACAGGGTTGAGCGATGAAGAATGTATGGAGCAAAtatctaaaaagaaaaagaaaaaacgaGAATTCAATGAACCTTCTCCTGATGATAAATCCTCCGAGAGTTTGTCAGAAGCCATTGCACAATTGAAATTAGATATGGAGGAAAACAGATTTTGTTACGTAGCACCATCTAGTGTCAAGCCGACACATGATTATATTCACTATGTAAGAAAGAAGGATAAAGGTGCCCTGTCCTATGTTGCTCATGCTGATTATTACATTTTGCTTCGCGCTTTTGCCAGAGTTGCATATGATGATGACATTCGGATTTTGCATGTTGGTGTTTTGAATCTTGAAAGAAGACTTGCTTGGCTGGAGAAAAGGGTTGGACAATGTTTGCGTTTGAAACCTCCCAATGTTTCTTGTGAGTTTTGTACTATTAGGGCCACTGAAAATGAATCAGGGGATGGATCTTAA
- the LOC123902820 gene encoding pumilio homolog 12-like, translated as MEDMSNFLSPSAAMEEQLCALQLQHLQNNQVSQQGYFIHQPPYNTPVQRNLHQQYGFINNAPTMDEINSAMGGLCVNYSIGDGYGGLPGYEDYRMRERAFVEARAALRMCRHRRSIVSLAMDPHECDYLQMMIEEGSPTHVEVILSGVKDYLHLLMTHPFGNNLIRKICEARRGITWEQVNYIINLIISNDRKLRRVCMDKHGTQVMQIMLENIICPITKYKVVNTMKRITVPLIKNVNGNHVIVQCVKLFPPELQSIILNEVARNCVDIATNKTGTKVIQKCLREGDIIATALLVTEIISSAMVLAEDPYGNYVLQVAIKLKFPSANERIIKELGGKFVRLSMNKYASNVVEDLLRVSNQNDVQVIVEEIMRSHNFLNVLQDSFGNYVVQRALQYTQGRLRKELSNLINSYHKELHSHHHGKNVLTMAKTYIEGEKVQCLRDC; from the exons ATGGAGGACATGAGTAACTTCCTTTCTCCTTCTGCTGCTATGGAGGAACAACTTTGTGCTCTTCAACTTCAACACTTGCAAAACAATCAAGTTTCTCAACAAGGTTATTTTATTCATCAACCACCTTATAATACTCCTGTTCAAAGAAATCTCCACCAGCAATATGGTTTTATAAATAATGCTCCTACGATGGACGAGATTAACTCTGCAATGGGAGGACTTTGTGTTAATTATAGTATTGGCGACGGTTATGGCGGGTTACCAGGTTATGAGGATTATAGGATGAGGGAGAGGGCTTTTGTTGAGGCACGCGCGGCACTAAGAATGTGTCGCCATAGAAGATCAATTGTTTCATTGGCAATGGATCCGCATGAATGTGATTATCTGCAGATGATGATCGAAGAAGGTAGCCCAACACATGTTGAAGTGATTCTCTCAGGAGTGAAGGATTATTTACACTTGCTTATGACACATCCTTTTGGCAACAACTTGATTCGAAAGATTTGTGAAGCAAGGAGAGGTATCACCTGGGAGCAGGTgaattatattattaacttGATTATTTCGAATGATCGAAAGCTGAGACGTGTGTGCATGGACAAACATGG AACTCAGGTTATGCAGATAATGCTGGAGAATATCATTTGTCCAATCACAAAATATAAGGTTGTGAATACCATGAAGCGTATCACTGTTCCATTGATAAAAAATGTTAATGGTAATCATGTCATTGTGCAATGTGTGAAACTTTTCCCACCTGAACTCCAAAGT ATTATCTTGAATGAAGTAGCAAGAAATTGTGTTGATATTGCAACAAACAAAACTGGAACTAAAGTTATTCAAAAATGCCTTAGAGAAGGTGATATAATTGCCACAGCTCTATTGGTAACCGAAATCATCTCAAGTGCCATGGTCCTAGCAGAAGATCCATATGG AAACTATGTGTTGCAAGTTGCAATTAAGTTGAAGTTTCCGTCAGCAAATGAACGGATAATAAAAGAGCTTGGTGGCAAGTTTGTTAGACTTTCTATGAACAAGTATGCCAGCAATGTAGTAGAAGATTTATTGAGAGTTTCTAACCAGAATGATGTTCAAGTTATAGTTGAGGAGATAATGAGAAGCCATAATTTCTTGAATGTTCTTCAGGATTCCTTTGGGAATTATGTTGTTCAGAGAGCACTACAATACACTCAG GGCCGTCTGCGTAAAGAACTTTCTAATCTCATTAATTCCTATCACAAAGAGCTTCATAGTCATCATCACGGGAAAAATGTGCTGACAATGGCCAAAACATATATCGAAGGGGAAAAAGTTCAATGTCTAAGGGATTGTTAG
- the LOC123902819 gene encoding pentatricopeptide repeat-containing protein At1g03100, mitochondrial isoform X2: MLVVRKLKTGPDRPFLLCFLTANYNYGTSQVSNNKSLQSIVKFVCPCASKSSSKALLFGFENKFFLQKLYISSMAERILVQAQDPAKVTIEIQNAIDGNQLDYSWKLLEQHKHMEGFPRKSLFNMIITSYVESLDTQWLQKAYELVQRASEDGRVDLLEKEVLIYLSFGLAKVKLPVLASTILRKMIDMEHFPPVTAWSAVLAHMSQTADGSFLAAELIIEIGYLFQNNRVDPRKKCNAPLISMKPNTNAFNIALAGCLVFEKSRKAEQLLDMMSRIGVKADANLLITMARVYERNGRRDELMKLQRHIEEAPNLTDIQFRQFYNCLLTCHLKFGDLDSASSMVLEMLRKAKEARNSLASAKFMSDAAKIDLNYSPRPASVHSLSNSKDLESVKDDQLLRNEVQVDLITTIHGILQPTEIIFVKLVKAFLEAGKTKDLAVFLLEAEREDSPFSNDNSALVHVINSCISLGWLDQAHDLLDEMRLAGVKTGSSVYASLLKAYCAANRAADVTSLLRDARKAGIQLDSTSYEAMIQSRVLQEDTQGALQLFKEMKEARIPKVSQQYSGVLAKSVTETDEAALMTKLVQEIKDGQEVDCGVHDWNNVIHFFSKKRLMQDAEKALKKMRSLGHSPNAQTFHSMVTGYAAIGGKYLEVTELWAEMKGLASSSSMKFDQELLDSVLYTFVRGGFFSRANEVVAIMEKGKMFIDKYKYRMLFLKYHKTLYKGKAPKFQTESQLNKREAALTFKRWIGMI; the protein is encoded by the exons ATGCTCGTGGTACGAAAGCTCAAAACAGGACCAGATCGCCCATTTCTTTTATGTTTCTTGACTGCTAATTATAATTATGGCACATCCCAagtttcaaataataaaagtcTACAATCTATTGTGAAGTTTGTTTGCCCTTGTGCATCCAAGTCAAGTTCAAAGGCACTGCTATTTGGATTTGAGAATAAATTCTTCCTTCAAAAATTATATATCTCAAGTATGGCTGAAAGAATCCTGGTCCAGGCTCAAGACCCTGCCAAAGTTACGATAGAAATACAAAATGCTATTGATGGCAACCAGTTAGATTATTCTTGGAAGTTACTTGAGCAGCATAAGCACATGGAGGGATTTCCTAGAAAATCTCTCTTCAACATGATTATAACTAGTTATGTGGAAAGCCTTGATACACAATGGCTACAAAAAGCTTATGAATTGGTACAACGTGCCAGTGAAGATGGTAGAGTAGACTTGTTAGAGAAGGAGGTTCTTATCTACCTTAGCTTTGGCCTTGCAAAAGTTAAACTCCCAGTTCTGGCATCAACCATTTTAAGAAAGATGATTGATATGGAGCATTTTCCTCCTGTTACTGCTTGGTCTGCAGTTTTGGCGCACATGTCACAAACAGCAGATGGAAGTTTCCTTGCTGCTGAGTTGATTATTGAAATAGGTTATTTATTCCAAAACAACAGAGTGGATCCTCGTAAAAAGTGCAATGCACCTTTGATTTCAATGAAACCGAACACCAATGCTTTTAATATTGCGTTGGCAGGGTGTCTCGTATTTGAGAAATCTAGGAAGGCAGAGCAGCTTCTTGATATGATGTCTCGAATTGGTGTCAAAGCTGATGCAAACTTACTGATAACAATGGCACGTGTATATGAGAGAAATGGGCGAAGAGATGAGCTTATGAAGCTGCAAAGGCACATAGAGGAAGCTCCAAACCTAACTGATATACAATTCCGACAGTTCTATAATTGTTTGCTTACATGCCATTTGAAATTTGGGGATCTTGATTCTGCATCCAGCATGGTATTAGAGATGCTTAGAAAAGCAAAAGAAGCAAGAAATTCTCTTGCATCTGCCAAATTCATGTCTGATGCAGCTAAAATTGATCTGAACTATTCTCCTAGACCTGCTTCTGTGCATAGCTTGAGCAACAGTAAAGATTTGGAGAGTGTCAAAGATGACCAGCTATTAAGAAATGAG GTGCAGGTTGATTTGATTACAACCATACATGGTATACTGCAACCaactgaaataatttttgtgaAATTAGTTAAAGCTTTTTTAGAGGCTGGTAAGACCAAGGACTTGGCAGTTTTTCTTCTCGAAGCAGAAAGAGAAGACTCCCCATTTTCCAATGACAATTCAGCCTTGGTTCATGTTATTAATTCATGCATATCACTTGGATGGTTGGACCAAGCACATGATCTCCTTGATGAGATGCGTCTAGCTGGAGTTAAAACTGGTTCATCCGTATATGCTTCTCTTTTGAAAGCATATTGTGCAGCAAATAGGGCTGCAGATGTCACGTCACTTCTGAGAGATGCTAGGAAGGCTGGTATCCAGCTTGACTCAACCTCTTATGAGGCCATGATTCAATCCAGGGTGCTCCAGGAAGACACACAGGGAGCACTCCAACTATTTAAAGAGATGAAAGAAGCTAGGATTCCAAAAGTTAGTCAACAATACTCCGGCGTGCTGGCTAAAAGTGTTACAGAGACAGATGAAGCTGCACTGATGACAAAGCTGGTGCAGGAAATCAAGGACGGACAGGAAGTGGATTGTGGAGTTCATGACTGGAATAATGTAATCCACTTTTTTAGTAAGAAAAGACTAATGCAAGATGCGGAAAAGGCTTTAAAGAAGATGAGAAGCTTAGGTCACTCACCTAATGCACAAACTTTCCATTCTATGGTCACTGGGTATGCTGCCATTGGGGGAAAATATCTGGAGGTAACAGAGCTGTGGGCTGAGATGAAAGGGCTTGCTTCGTCGTCCTCCATGAAGTTTGATCAGGAACTTCTGGATTCTGTGTTGTATACATTTGTGAGGGGTGGATTCTTCAGTCGTGCCAATGAAGTTGTGGCAATTATGGAAAAAGGAAAAATGTTCATTGACAAGTACAAATACAGAATGCTATTCTTGAAATATCACAAAACACTTTACAAAGGCAAGGCTCCAAAATTTCAGACAGAATCACAACTAAACAAAAGGGAAGCAGCTCTGACTTTTAAAAGATGGATAGGCATGATTTGA
- the LOC123902819 gene encoding pentatricopeptide repeat-containing protein At1g03100, mitochondrial isoform X1: MLVVRKLKTGPDRPFLLCFLTANYNYGTSQVSNNKSLQSIVKFVCPCASKSSSKALLFGFENKFFLQKLYISSMAERILVQAQDPAKVTIEIQNAIDGNQLDYSWKLLEQHKHMEGFPRKSLFNMIITSYVESLDTQWLQKAYELVQRASEDGRVDLLEKEVLIYLSFGLAKVKLPVLASTILRKMIDMEHFPPVTAWSAVLAHMSQTADGSFLAAELIIEIGYLFQNNRVDPRKKCNAPLISMKPNTNAFNIALAGCLVFEKSRKAEQLLDMMSRIGVKADANLLITMARVYERNGRRDELMKLQRHIEEAPNLTDIQFRQFYNCLLTCHLKFGDLDSASSMVLEMLRKAKEARNSLASAKFMSDAAKIDLNYSPRPASVHSLSNSKDLESVKDDQLLRNEVLSYEEFSRDRNFLKLEAESKSVLDSLFFKLQVQVDLITTIHGILQPTEIIFVKLVKAFLEAGKTKDLAVFLLEAEREDSPFSNDNSALVHVINSCISLGWLDQAHDLLDEMRLAGVKTGSSVYASLLKAYCAANRAADVTSLLRDARKAGIQLDSTSYEAMIQSRVLQEDTQGALQLFKEMKEARIPKVSQQYSGVLAKSVTETDEAALMTKLVQEIKDGQEVDCGVHDWNNVIHFFSKKRLMQDAEKALKKMRSLGHSPNAQTFHSMVTGYAAIGGKYLEVTELWAEMKGLASSSSMKFDQELLDSVLYTFVRGGFFSRANEVVAIMEKGKMFIDKYKYRMLFLKYHKTLYKGKAPKFQTESQLNKREAALTFKRWIGMI; this comes from the coding sequence ATGCTCGTGGTACGAAAGCTCAAAACAGGACCAGATCGCCCATTTCTTTTATGTTTCTTGACTGCTAATTATAATTATGGCACATCCCAagtttcaaataataaaagtcTACAATCTATTGTGAAGTTTGTTTGCCCTTGTGCATCCAAGTCAAGTTCAAAGGCACTGCTATTTGGATTTGAGAATAAATTCTTCCTTCAAAAATTATATATCTCAAGTATGGCTGAAAGAATCCTGGTCCAGGCTCAAGACCCTGCCAAAGTTACGATAGAAATACAAAATGCTATTGATGGCAACCAGTTAGATTATTCTTGGAAGTTACTTGAGCAGCATAAGCACATGGAGGGATTTCCTAGAAAATCTCTCTTCAACATGATTATAACTAGTTATGTGGAAAGCCTTGATACACAATGGCTACAAAAAGCTTATGAATTGGTACAACGTGCCAGTGAAGATGGTAGAGTAGACTTGTTAGAGAAGGAGGTTCTTATCTACCTTAGCTTTGGCCTTGCAAAAGTTAAACTCCCAGTTCTGGCATCAACCATTTTAAGAAAGATGATTGATATGGAGCATTTTCCTCCTGTTACTGCTTGGTCTGCAGTTTTGGCGCACATGTCACAAACAGCAGATGGAAGTTTCCTTGCTGCTGAGTTGATTATTGAAATAGGTTATTTATTCCAAAACAACAGAGTGGATCCTCGTAAAAAGTGCAATGCACCTTTGATTTCAATGAAACCGAACACCAATGCTTTTAATATTGCGTTGGCAGGGTGTCTCGTATTTGAGAAATCTAGGAAGGCAGAGCAGCTTCTTGATATGATGTCTCGAATTGGTGTCAAAGCTGATGCAAACTTACTGATAACAATGGCACGTGTATATGAGAGAAATGGGCGAAGAGATGAGCTTATGAAGCTGCAAAGGCACATAGAGGAAGCTCCAAACCTAACTGATATACAATTCCGACAGTTCTATAATTGTTTGCTTACATGCCATTTGAAATTTGGGGATCTTGATTCTGCATCCAGCATGGTATTAGAGATGCTTAGAAAAGCAAAAGAAGCAAGAAATTCTCTTGCATCTGCCAAATTCATGTCTGATGCAGCTAAAATTGATCTGAACTATTCTCCTAGACCTGCTTCTGTGCATAGCTTGAGCAACAGTAAAGATTTGGAGAGTGTCAAAGATGACCAGCTATTAAGAAATGAGGTGTTATCTTATGAGGAGTTCTCCAGAGATCGAAACTTCTTAAAACTTGAAGCGGAATCAAAATCTGTTCttgattctttattttttaaattgcaGGTGCAGGTTGATTTGATTACAACCATACATGGTATACTGCAACCaactgaaataatttttgtgaAATTAGTTAAAGCTTTTTTAGAGGCTGGTAAGACCAAGGACTTGGCAGTTTTTCTTCTCGAAGCAGAAAGAGAAGACTCCCCATTTTCCAATGACAATTCAGCCTTGGTTCATGTTATTAATTCATGCATATCACTTGGATGGTTGGACCAAGCACATGATCTCCTTGATGAGATGCGTCTAGCTGGAGTTAAAACTGGTTCATCCGTATATGCTTCTCTTTTGAAAGCATATTGTGCAGCAAATAGGGCTGCAGATGTCACGTCACTTCTGAGAGATGCTAGGAAGGCTGGTATCCAGCTTGACTCAACCTCTTATGAGGCCATGATTCAATCCAGGGTGCTCCAGGAAGACACACAGGGAGCACTCCAACTATTTAAAGAGATGAAAGAAGCTAGGATTCCAAAAGTTAGTCAACAATACTCCGGCGTGCTGGCTAAAAGTGTTACAGAGACAGATGAAGCTGCACTGATGACAAAGCTGGTGCAGGAAATCAAGGACGGACAGGAAGTGGATTGTGGAGTTCATGACTGGAATAATGTAATCCACTTTTTTAGTAAGAAAAGACTAATGCAAGATGCGGAAAAGGCTTTAAAGAAGATGAGAAGCTTAGGTCACTCACCTAATGCACAAACTTTCCATTCTATGGTCACTGGGTATGCTGCCATTGGGGGAAAATATCTGGAGGTAACAGAGCTGTGGGCTGAGATGAAAGGGCTTGCTTCGTCGTCCTCCATGAAGTTTGATCAGGAACTTCTGGATTCTGTGTTGTATACATTTGTGAGGGGTGGATTCTTCAGTCGTGCCAATGAAGTTGTGGCAATTATGGAAAAAGGAAAAATGTTCATTGACAAGTACAAATACAGAATGCTATTCTTGAAATATCACAAAACACTTTACAAAGGCAAGGCTCCAAAATTTCAGACAGAATCACAACTAAACAAAAGGGAAGCAGCTCTGACTTTTAAAAGATGGATAGGCATGATTTGA
- the LOC123902821 gene encoding thioredoxin domain-containing protein 9 homolog: MERGKIEEVIEKQVLTVAQAVEDKIDEEIAALERLDDDDLEALRERRLQQMKKMAEKRSRWISLGHGEYTEIPSEKDFFSVVKASERVVCHFFRENWPCKVVDKHLSSLAKQHIETRFVKINAEKSPFLAERLKIIVLPTIALIKNTKVDDYVVGFDELGGTDDFSTEVLEERLAKAQVIFLEGESSIHRARSNAQTKRSVRQSTKADSSDSE, encoded by the exons ATGGAAAGAGGAAAGATCGAAGAAGTGATCGAGAAGCAAGTACTGACGGTTGCACAAGCCGTTGAGGACAAGATCGATGAAGAGATCGCCGCACTCGAACGCCTCGACGATGATGATCTTGAAGCTCTCAGGGAACGCAGGTTACAACAAATGAAGAAAATGGCTGAGAAGCGTAGCCGTTGGATCTCCCTCGGACACGGTGAATATACCGAGATTCCCTCCGAGAAAGATTTCTTCTCCGTCGTCAAGGCCAGTGAACGTGTCGTCTGTCATTTCTTCCGCGAAAATTGGCCCTGCAAG GTTGTGGACAAGCATTTAAGTTCGTTGGCGAAGCAGCATATTGAGACTCGCTTTGTGAAAATTAATGCTGAAAAAAGTCCATTTTTAGCTGAGAGGCTCAAGATCATTGTTCTTCCTACCATTGCCCTCATAAAGAATACAAAAGTGGATGATTATGTG GTGGGTTTTGATGAACTTGGTGGCACTGATGACTTTAGCACCGAGGTTTTGGAAGAAAGATTGGCTAAAGCTCAAGTAATCTTTTTGGAGGGTGAATCATCAATACACCGTGCAAGGTCCAATGCACAAACCAAAAGAAGTGTTCGGCAGAGCACAAAGGCAGACTCCTCAGATTCAGAGTAA